A genomic window from Myotis daubentonii chromosome 4, mMyoDau2.1, whole genome shotgun sequence includes:
- the ZNF174 gene encoding zinc finger protein 174 isoform X2 — protein MAAKMEITLSSQSHIQASSKQERHIIAKLEEKRGTALQKDCPNPEASRQSFRRFCYQEVSGPQEALSRLRQLCRQWLQPELHTKEQILELLVLEQFLNILPPEIQARVRHRCPMSSKEMVTLVEDFHRAAKRPKQWVAVCMQGQKVLLERTGSQLGEQELPDFQLQTPRRYPRENCLEEPFQAGLQDQFSPHQWEKSPLLLEPVTKLAGTGTTPQRF, from the exons ATGGCAGCTAAGATGGAGATAACGCTGAGCTCTCAGTCCCACATTCAGGCTTCTTCCaagcaagagagacacatcatagCAAAGCTAGAAGAGAAGCGGGGGACGGCTCTGCAAAAGGACTGCCCCAACCCTGAGGCCTCCCGCCAGAGCTTTAGGCGGTTTTGTTATCAAGAGGTGTCTGGACCCCAAGAGGCACTCTCCCGGCTCCGGCAGCTCTGCCGGCAGTGGCTGCAGCCCGAGCTGCACACCAAAGAGCAGATTCtggagctgctggtgctggagcagtTCCTGAACATCCTGCCCCCGGAAATCCAGGCTCGGGTCAGGCATCGATGTCCAATGAGCAGCAAGGAGATGGTGACTCTGGTGGAAGATTTTCACAGAGCAGCCAAGAGACCAAAGCAGTGG GTGGCTGTTTGTATGCAGGGGCAGAAAGTGCTCTTGGAGAGAACTGGATCTCAGCTTGGAGAACAGGAACTGCCAGACTTTCAACTGCAAACTCCTAGGAGATATCCTAGGGAAAACTGTTTGGAGGAGCCTTTCCAGGCAGGACTTCAGGACCAGTTTAGCCCCCATCAGTGGGAAAAATCCCCACTCCTTCTGGAACCAGTCACCAAATTGGCTGGGACAG GTACCACCCCCCAAAGATTCTGA
- the ZNF174 gene encoding zinc finger protein 174 isoform X1 encodes MAAKMEITLSSQSHIQASSKQERHIIAKLEEKRGTALQKDCPNPEASRQSFRRFCYQEVSGPQEALSRLRQLCRQWLQPELHTKEQILELLVLEQFLNILPPEIQARVRHRCPMSSKEMVTLVEDFHRAAKRPKQWVAVCMQGQKVLLERTGSQLGEQELPDFQLQTPRRYPRENCLEEPFQAGLQDQFSPHQWEKSPLLLEPVTKLAGTEAPRMKSENKENPQQEGTKGAKPCAVSPSRPKGNHLQSPDPRGANMSESRLSRRQVSPPNAQKPFTHFQRHYRELEYISSPLKNHPLRELKKSKGSTRSLNSCLQRPSHQATHSVKKPYKCDDCGKSFTWNSELKRHKRVHTGERPYTCGECGNCFGRQSTLKLHQRIHTGEKPYQCGQCGKSFRQSSNLHQHHRLHHGD; translated from the exons ATGGCAGCTAAGATGGAGATAACGCTGAGCTCTCAGTCCCACATTCAGGCTTCTTCCaagcaagagagacacatcatagCAAAGCTAGAAGAGAAGCGGGGGACGGCTCTGCAAAAGGACTGCCCCAACCCTGAGGCCTCCCGCCAGAGCTTTAGGCGGTTTTGTTATCAAGAGGTGTCTGGACCCCAAGAGGCACTCTCCCGGCTCCGGCAGCTCTGCCGGCAGTGGCTGCAGCCCGAGCTGCACACCAAAGAGCAGATTCtggagctgctggtgctggagcagtTCCTGAACATCCTGCCCCCGGAAATCCAGGCTCGGGTCAGGCATCGATGTCCAATGAGCAGCAAGGAGATGGTGACTCTGGTGGAAGATTTTCACAGAGCAGCCAAGAGACCAAAGCAGTGG GTGGCTGTTTGTATGCAGGGGCAGAAAGTGCTCTTGGAGAGAACTGGATCTCAGCTTGGAGAACAGGAACTGCCAGACTTTCAACTGCAAACTCCTAGGAGATATCCTAGGGAAAACTGTTTGGAGGAGCCTTTCCAGGCAGGACTTCAGGACCAGTTTAGCCCCCATCAGTGGGAAAAATCCCCACTCCTTCTGGAACCAGTCACCAAATTGGCTGGGACAG AGGCCCCCAGAATGAAAAGTGAGAACAAGGAGAATCCACAACAGGAAGGTACTAAAGGAGCAAAGCCATGTGCAGTGTCACCCAGCAGACCCAAAGGGAATCATCTGCAGAGTCCTGATCCAAGAGGGGCAAATATGAGTGAATCCCGGTTGTCACGAAGGCAGGTCAGCCCCCCAAATGCTCAAAAGCCATTCACTCACTTCCAGAGACATTACAGGGAACTGGAATATATCAGCAGCCCCCTAAAAAACCATCCACTGAGAGAGCTGAAGAAAAGCAAAGGAAGTACAAGAAGCCTGAACAGTTGTTTGCAACGTCCAAGTCACCAGGCGACCCACTCAGTGAAGAAACCTTACAAATGTGATGACTGTGGGAAAAGCTTCACATGGAATTCAGAGCTGAAAAGACACAAGCGAGTCCACACAGGGGAGAGACCCTATACCTGTGGAGAGTGTGGCAACTGCTTTGGGCGTCAATCAACTCTGAAACTGCACCAGCGGatccacactggagagaagccgtACCAGTGTGGCCAGTGTGGGAAAAGCTTTCGCCAGAGCTCAAACCTTCACCAGCATCACAGACTTCACCATGGGGACTGA